Part of the Archocentrus centrarchus isolate MPI-CPG fArcCen1 chromosome 4, fArcCen1, whole genome shotgun sequence genome is shown below.
tttttctagcTTCAGCTCCACTGTTTAGGCCTTGTGGGATGTGTACTCatcaaaaaggagagaaaaaaaaaaactgtttaaagtCCTGTTTGCCGATCTGTTCATTTCCCTTCcttgccacttttttttttctttacatctgGGATACAGTCTTTTTAATGCATCTGATTTCATATGCATAAAACCAAGAAATGCCATAAATTGATTTATCACCTTGTTTACAGACAGATCAAATAAATTTATTCCAACCAGATTGAGTTTACTGTCTTCTGTTGACCTGAATGCTCTTTTTCAGGAGATCAGTGGTACTCATGTTCAGGACGAGCTCTGATCACAATTCCTTCACACTGAGGAGCTAACTGCAGGTCTTACTGTCCAGTAGCTGTTGTGGAGCTTTCAGATATGACACTTGGTCTTCATCAGTGGACAGCTTTTGATTGCTTTATTACAATGTTCAAGGTCCATCAACTCTTTGTGGCCTTCCAATTGTATCTAATCTTTAactcaaagatttaaaaaaaaaaaaatcttttaaaccaAAGGCCCATTCAGTGCTCAGAAAAACCATAATGCAAATATTGGGAAGCTTCAGGACAGCTACTGAATGGACTGATTTTAAGTGTTCATGGGTTGGGAAAGGAAAGCGTAAACTGGAAATAAGGGAGAGCGACAGAGGACCAAAGATTGCCCAAATCAGCCGGACACAAATGATGGGATGTTGTGGCTCATGTTATAAGCCTCAACTACTAGGCCACCCTGGAATAACCTAATCTAGTGTGTAGATGTAAAATTGCACTCATTAACAAAGACATTACTGATATTTGACAAAAGTGTAAGAGCCCCTTTACTTCCACTTGCCTAATGAGCCATGTCAGACTTAACTGGCTGATTTTTATCAGATAATAAGGTCGCTGGACTATTATACCTGCACTAGAAATGGCAGTCAAGTGTTAGAGAAACCTAAAATTGCAGCATGGTTTTCAGTGATTGACGCAAAAGTAAATCAGTCACACGCTCAAGTTTCTTTGTCAGATGTTTTATTGAAGTGAATTTGTACAGAGATGTGTATGAgtaggaaaacaaaacaaaaaatgcatgaaatgaaAAGGCAACAGGATTTATCAAGAAAAATCAAGCATGTTACGGAAAGagacatttaatttactacaaacaatattaaaaatatcagtTGAGAGTGCACCACGAGGCCTACTGAACAGTAACTGCTTGAATTAAATGAACTGAAGTTCACCACAGGCAATGGACAGTTTTCACAATCTGAATTGGTGAAACCCACAGCTTCATGTGATGCCACATGGAGAGCACCCCCCCCCCGGTTTGACTCAAGTTTCTCTTGGTGTGAACCTCTGTGACAAACTGTGGCACAAAACACGGGAGCACAGAGGCtccttcaaaaaagaaaaatagaaataaattgGCAAACCATATTGCTGTGGCTTTAAATCTTTCTGTACTTAATGCTAATTTTACAAAACAAATGCTGCATAGTGGTCCAACCTGTGTCACTGTAGCATAGACATGTATATACAATAATGCAAGGTATCATTTGTGatctatatttatatacaaAGTACATTTATTGATCTTTGTGTCAAGCGGGATCGTGTGTCTGGGACCTTTGGACTCTTCCGCTTGTGTGTAATCTTTTTATGTCTAAATAAGAGTACAGTATAGCAGCCTACTGTACATCAGTCTGGTCAAATCTGCCAAGCAGCGCCAAAGatatgcagactgaagctttgtcCATAATCATGATAAAACTTAagatttgtattttataagaaGGAAATTACAATGTATTGTAAGCAGTGACAGAAGAACTGGGATGAATCTGCATTGTGCCCCAACAAAAGTCTCTGCACCTGTGAGGTTGGGCAGGGCGGGGTTACAGCGACCTATCGGGATCAGGCCGGGGGACACGTCGGTCAAGCTCGGGGCAGGTCGTGCTCGTGGCCTTCAGAGCACGGCTGCTGCATCTGCACCACCacggtctccacagtcacctccTCGCTGTCGCTGCTGTCCAGCTCGTCGTCCTCGTACTCCGAGGATTCCTGGTCGTGCTCGGAGCGTGACGCCCCGGACATGGTGCCGAAGGAGTGAGCGCTGGTGGAAGCCAGGGAGCGCAGCAGCGGGGTGCTCTCTGATACCTCCTCGTTCTCAGGGCCGCTGTCCCCCTCCTCTGAATCAGAGTCTGAGTCGCCCTGCGAGGGCACCACCTTCTGCTTGCACACCGGACACGTCTTCTTAGTCTTGGTCAGCCAGGGGTCCACGCACTTACTGTGGTAGGCTGAGAACACAAAGGACATCCTGTTTATGGAAACCAGACTTTGATGTTTATCGCAGTAAAGGTTAAAGTACAAGAATAAGATAATGGATCCTTGTTATCTActagataaaataaaaacaatcctAACAAAATAAACCTTCAAGAAGCTGACTGGCTGGCCTTTGTCAGTGTGACCCGTAGTTATTCTGAGCAAAGCACTGAAGAGGAGTTGACACTCACCATGAGAACACGGCAGGACTCTGAGTTTATCTCCCTCTTCATATTCATCCAGACAGATGGCACATACATCATAGTTATCACCTGGGGCAGTAAGATAAGACAAATTTACCCTTTAACTGAACACATTTATAACAAGGTGGCTTTCTGAGTTCCAATAGTCATTATTCCTTATAGGGATGTAGTGTTGACTGAAAACTGTAGGGTTCTGTCTTATGGGACTCTGATCGATGGATTTATtggagcttttaaaaaaaattgaaaacttTTCATACAGCTTAATGTTTCTGGTTGTTgttttggtgggtttttttttttttttaagatgcccTTAAGGCAGAGGAACTTCTGAACTGCCAGCATCTCATTCCCTCATATGCACACTCAATCTCTCCATGCACTGAAAGCTCAGGAATTCATCAACGCACTCCCTCTCAAATTCCACAGCGttcttctccttttcctcccCTTCCTTTTCCCTGCCTGCACTGGAGGGAGGCCGAGGGAGCAGGGGCTGTGGGCCGGTGTGTTTATGCAAGCTCTAAATGAGCATGTTTTCCCTGACTGGGCTCTGTGTCCATGCCAGGGCCGCATGTGACCGTATAAGGACGGCGAGTTGCATCAACCCCCCCCCTCTTTTCCCTCTGAGCGTCATCGACTTCAACTCAAAGCAGCGTCTCTGACTTAGCTCCTCCCCACTCGTTTCActttcagctttgtttttgaCTCAACACAACTACGATCATTCCTAATTTCTTTTTACCCAGAACTCCACTGACATTACGGCAGAGCGGCCTCCAtcctttcctcttctccctACCAGTGCCGAACAGTCACAGGGTGAGAGAGAGTTTGTGCAGGCACAGATCCAGTATCCAGTATCCACTCAGGAAATGCTGAACTGTGGCAATAACTGAGCTATTCtgagaagcagagagaaaatgttGAGTGGCTTTCTGAACTTTTGAGGCCTTGCTCAGTGCAGATAGCATTTAAACATACCTTTACAACACCTTTAAGAATCATTTTCTGCGACACTTCAAAAGCTGTTGGCACTGACAAATGTGGCCTGTTCACTCAAAAACTTAAGAGATTCCTCCAGAAAAGCCGAGAGCTCTGCACAGCGAGAGAGACGCGCAGtgcagagcactgcagcagaaCATAATTCACAGTCTGGTTGAGTCAACACCCGTCACAGAACAAATTAGCCCACTTGTGCTGATCAAAGAAAACTGCTGTGGACGTTTCTTGCTCCACGAATTTCTCAAATCTTCTACCATAATAATGTAATTTCTGTGAGCTGAGATTCAGTCTACATGAGATGCATAACGCATCTACAGCAGCGTGTTTTCAAGTTAAAGCCAGGCTTTTATTATGAAGGTAGTTACTCCTCATCCTAATTTAAAGTTGGGTTGGCAAAGTATATTTTTCCAAGGCCACTCAAAAACATCTAGGTCATGTCTGGCAACTATTCAGATGCTGGGAATCCCTCACAATTACGTTTCGGGGCTAGTAGCACACGTTAAAAAGCTCTGAGAGTCAGTGCAGCTCCTCTCCCCTCCATTTTCCATTAATCGGCCAGCCTGCCAGCATTCCTGGCTCTCAAAGGAACCACGCTGTCCTACTGAACTTAAGACAAGCAGTGAATGCGTAGCAGAGCTGGGGCGGGCAGGCAAATGAAAGAGAGGCTGACAAAAACTGAGTAAAAGggcaaaataaaagaagagaaaaaagaaaaaaaaaagaaagaagcatcTACACAGTTTGTCACTGCCGACCAGACAAGGACAGCTGGCAAGGAGGCCACTGAGCTAAGAGACAGAGAGCGCTCCTCTGTACTGACATCAACATGCTTCACACACCGACGGCTGAGACACTGCAGCTGGTCCGACcagtctgtgtgcgtgtgcctTGGTTTGAAAGTGCAAAGCTCTGGGAGGGGTGGAGTGACTCATCATACACAGGGAGGAAAAGAATGCAGGTCAAAGATCAGAGGAAGAGTAACACCAAGGGTCAAAAtcaatcccttttttttttttcctgccagttGGCTGCACGTGTGCATTGACTGTTTCTGATTCATATGTCTGCCAGACGCCAGGTCCTGGCAAAACACGTCAAAGGGGGCCAAAGTTCACTGTCAAAAGTCAGACTGTCAGCCTACGTGGAAATGATGCAAAGTTCTGTAAGAAAACCAGAGCATATGTTACGTTAATGGCAGTGCGGTGCTTAGCCGACAGTCGCGGCAGCTGCAATTACATAATACTGTACGTCGACACATATCTTATGTTACACGATGCTGCTCAGACTGGTATTGCGTGCTGATTACACGGCTATTGTGCCTTTCATTAAGACATTGTGCACCTTCCATGCAAACTCTCTTTGTGTTGCTTACTATTCATTTCAGTCTGAGGACTCCTATTTCCATGTACACACATGACATTATTCACCATCACCACCTCTGGCCCATATCTTTACAAGCATTGTCAGCTGGCCAAGTCCAATTGTCTGGCCTATTTAACAGAAGCAACCAGTGAGAAATACAACCTGAACAGCAGcagacaaggaaaaaaatatatacatcatGTGTCTTAATAAAGTGCTGcacccatagactgtatatgcaAGATGGACACAGAACCCGTGGCATCACACACTGGCTACTGAGGCCCCGCCTGTCTTAAAGCCTTGAGCTGTGGTTTGAGGCGTTACATCTTGGTGCTTTGAAATGATGAGTGACGGGTGAATCAGAATGAGACAACAAAGGACACTGCGCACTCATGTGGTAACAGCTCATCAATCACAAGGTTTACCTACCCTAAAAAAATAACCAGAGTCACTGTCTTTATCTGACTttagtgactgagaccataaactcatcaggaaagtgtttactgaggcaGGTCTGAAATCAAGAGATTTGCTGACTCACTTTCATAGACTTTTTCTGCAACTAGATAAGTCGTCTCCTGCTTGGTATGAGAAAGACTGCAAATTTAAGTCACTATGTTATCATTTCATCTCTCAGCTGGGCCACCCCTTTCTGTTATCACaactttaattctttaattctcCAACTCTCTAGAACTCTAATGGAGTTTTGTCTTCCAAAATATATTCGCTACTTTAGGGTTTTGATACACGTCTGTACGAAATAGTCCACTGACTGTGAAGGCCATAGCATgtgattcacatcattttcactaTTGTGCCCTATGGAATGGCTTCCTAGAAGAAGCCACTGCCACTGGGATGGAAATGCTTCATAACAGTATGACAGTTGTCACTCAGACAAACTTTGTAATGATcaagtttttccttttcaacTGTCTATAAACTcaacagccactttattaggtgtttattattattcaactgcttgttaatgcaaatatttaatcagtcaATTACATGCCAGCAAATTAATGTATTTAGATATGCAGGCATAGCCACAACAGcatgctgaagttcaaaatgTGCATccaaatggggaagaaaggtgatttcagtgactttgaatgtggttgttggtgccagatgtgctggtctgagtatttcagaaactgctgatctgctgggattttcccacacaaccatctctagggtttagagAGGatgctgaaaaagagaaaatatccagtgagaagcagttctctgagtgaaaatgccttgttgatgtcagcggagaatggccagactggtTCAAGTTtgtaggaaggcaacagtaactcaaatcagcactcgttacaaccaaggtatgcagaagagcaagTCTGAACGCACAACAAACCTTGAAACTGATCGGCTGCTACAGCACAAGaacacaccgggtgccactcctgtcagctaagaacaggaaactaaggATACAATTCAAGATTCGAAAAACGTTGTCTGGTCTGGtgttggtgcagtggtgtggaggatattttaTTGGTACATTTTGGGGCCCTTTGTATCCAAAAAagggtattaaaaaaaagacaatcccCTATATCATTTTCTACCAACATATTTGCTGAAGTGATGGACAGACATCTGCCAATGCCAGTGTAAGCTCCTCTGTCAGATCATGTAGATGGTGAGCAGATACTCTCATCAGCAGAAAGACATCCtgccagcacagcagcagctgaggctGCGGTGACGATAATTAGTTGGCAAGCATCTTCCCAAAGTGACTACTCACCATGTTGCATTTCTCAACTCTCCTGACCTGTGATTCACAGTAACAGTGCAGAGCCATTAGGATATAGAGTATATTACACATTTAGATGTATAACAAAGACTACCACTAACTGCCCTACTAAAGTTAATAGTGAAATATTGATTTGGGCTCACTGGCTGCTTCCACCTAAGTGATTATTACAGCTGAGGTGAAACAAGGAAGCCCTAACTGATACAACAGCCAAGAACCTTAATAGCTTGGAAATGATCCAGGTAGATGCACATTAAACAAAGTATATTAAGGTATCAACAATTTAAATGTATTGATTCTGAATATCAAGAGAAAAGCTGGAAGTTTTTTCACTGGTACTTTTACAAGGCCTTTAAAGTGAAAACACAACGACTGAACCTTTGCAGTAAACTGCACTGCAATTtccactgcatttaaaaaaaaattttttttttgaagtaaaTAAACACTTAATTGTCTGCAGAATTGTTCAGGGTTGCAGAGTTGCAGCTTCAAGATCAACAGCCACGCAGTATCAGACTGTTCCCGCTCACTAAAACTGCAGCTCATCAAAGTCCCCGCAGTCCAAGCTCAGCATTATATGCTGCAACTGGGGCCAAGAAGGGTACCATTAGACATCTTTCCCACTCTGAAGCTGCACCATTGCAGTGATGTATGCCAAGTTCAGGCATGGTGCCTAAAATCTTCAGCATGGGAACTGGAGCAGCAGCAAATATTCTGAGCATCACAGTGATTTGTGTGGCCTTGAGCTGTCCCAAAGGAAGGCTACAGCTAAAAGTAAAACAGGTGACAATATGGAgctcaaaaaaaacacacacacacacacacacgttttaaACAATTATCAAGGTAATAAGCTTTGAAATTTTTAGCTCAGGGTTTCTGTGGAAATACAGATTTAAGTTTCACTGATTttgtgcagcagtttattagACCTCTCACAGCCACCTCTGGAGACACCACATTTTATGCAGTTAGTagaccaaaacacaaacagcccATTTCTCTTTAAGTGACACAAACATGTCAAAACCAAGCAACAGTGTGTTGATCCCAAACATTCAGAGGCTGTTAGAGGTCTTCCTCTTACCTGGGGTGAACActgcctaaacaacacacaaaGTGAGACAACAGAGGTGCTGTCCCACTGTCACAGCCCTCCCAGGCTCAAACCCGACATTTGGTTTCTTGCCAGGCTAGCATTGCTCCAGAGTGCAAAGCTTAAAAGGTGATTAGGTGGAGATTTGGTGTCCCCTTCCTGTGTCACCAAATGCTCTGactcagctgacaggagcgcAGACGCCGCCTCAGAGGCTGTTTCCTGGATGTCCAAACTCCCTGCAGCGGCCAAGGTTGACTGCAGCAGTGCTTGGTGGAAACCCTGAGTCAGAGTGGGCACTGCTCGCATACGCAGCCGTGACAGCGCACAAACCACAGAGCCTGATGAGACAGAAACAGCTATCAGAGCAGCACATGCTGCTTTTAGCTGGTGTGCTGCATGTGCATTCATTTCTGCCAGGCAGGGAGGAGCAGCTCTGCTCATAACCCCCTCAATTAGCAGCTTTGCAAGGGGGATACTTATTATGCACCACCCATTCTCTACAAAGCTCCCCAGTGTTCCCCTGCACAGCTGACTGCAGTCAGGGGCTTTCCAGCCTGCAAaacacagctgctggaggcaaCACAGCCGGCAAACGTCTAAATACACAGACAAACGTATTTACCCAACGCACAAAGAGGATTTAAATTTCAAAACAATGCTATAGCCACACCGATACCTATACTTAAAGAGAAGAAGCCACAGTGTTTAACTAAAAAGGTTTTAGACATTTCTAAACAAATGCTCAAATATTTACACAAAGATAACAGGAGAGATCTCTTTTTACTTCATcatattttttctccttttacaAACAAGCAGTACACGCTCTACTGTGCATCTACCTGACAGGTAAAAACCAAATTACGCTCTGCTTTCGACCCAGTCAGGCCTCCAGCATGACTGAGATTACATTCCAAACCATCAGTCATGTGTCCAGTCTCAACAGAGAGGAGCTCTAATCTGCCTTTGTGGAAAAATCAAGTCCATATTAATCCGATTAGGCACAGAGCTCCAGGGAGCAATGATGTGTCGTAATGCATCGATGACATCCTTGTTCTTGGCCAAATCATGTGAGAGAAAGGATCAcggaagagggaaaaaaatagtaTCACTACAGACTACAAAGATCAGAGGTCAGAGTAAGaatcaaactaaaaaaaaaaatgttgatgacTGGTTGCTTCAGGGAGTCAAAATATTGCTGGTAAAGTGGTGATTTTCATTTCAATAGAAAATACTTcttcaagggaaaaaaaaaaaatcttcattaaAACCTTGCTAATAGAAATGTAGAACTGCTCCAGCTAATGTTCAGGTACTTCAGTATTTTCCTGATAATTTTGTGGTATCCAGGACCTTTGATTAGTCATGTGCACATGACTAACCAAACCAATCACAATACACCGACAGTGAGCCTACTACAACTCTTAAATTAACCTTTATTCAGCCAGGAAGTGAAATTATTGAGTTTCAGTGAGTGCCTCTTGTTGTGAAGCTTCATTGCTAACCACTGAGCTGTGTCCTGCCTAGCCATGAAAACATATCTTTCCAGCATAGAATTGTTACAATTACTACAAACTGATGTGTCTGAGGTCACTTTCCTACCTTTCTTGTACTTGTGGATGGGAAGCTTCTTCAGCTGATCTTTGCGCAGGCGGCTCCTCCGAGCTCTGTGTCGATCCTGGACAAACTTGGTGATCTAATTGAAGCAGACAGTGAGTCCAAATGAGTCCAAAACGCACACAGATCTTGTGCAAGGAAAAAGCTTCAATTTAGGTTGTTTCTTAATATTGTTACATTAGGGAAAGTGCTATGTTTCCAACCTAAACTGGATGCCAGACTTCAGCCTGCTGCTGTGATACTACTTTCAGTTACAGGCTGAAGTCTGAAGTTTTGGAATTAAAACTTAAGTTTTCCTGAAGCAATAAAgcattattttttacagtgagtAAGAGAGTCACCAGAAGCCAAAAGTCCTTCAGTAACAGACCAGTGTGGATTTTATCCTCTTTACTTCTTAATCATCAAATCTGtgccattaaaataaattactaTCCAtctttaaacatgtttagtagttCCTTTAGAAAATACTTTAAACCTGAGTTAAAATGAAGATATCTTAAATTTACCAACCATAAAGACAACAATGAGGATGAGACATATTCCCACGATGATGAGGAAGGGGATCAGGTAGTATTCCAGAGGCAGACTGAAGTCTGGCAGGAGGACCACATGGCCCCTAAAAGCAAAGCAGAGCAGTGTCAGGTGCAGGACATGACAAACAACAACCTTTTTCAGAGACAGGTACTCTGTGGGCGACTGTGGCCTACACTAGCAGCGCTTCATTATAGCTCACTGCTCCGAGCTGCCACATTACGGAGATTCCCTTTAGTACTGTTCAGTTTGAAAAATTGTTGTGTGACAGTCACACAAAGGTCCCCCTTATCAACATAATggcattttatttcagtaagAACTCCCTCTCCAGCAGATTATCTGTGCTTCAGGCAAATACGTAACAACTAAACTGGTTCACACTGACAAAACTATGCCCATACCATGTTTGGTGTTCATTCCCCTGGCTGCGCAGAATGTGGGAATAACCCTTATGTATTAGGATGgtatctaacacacacacaagctaagTTAAAGTGGAAAAATGAAACGTTAACTTTGTGACCTCTGGGCTCGCAGAGAGACATTTCTTTTCATGTCAGCAGCAGCGACAGCACATCACAAAACAACTCCTCTCCTTGATATATTGCAGTGCATGCGGCACACATTTttgtacaacaacaacaaattaaaCTCATGGCTGGAAAGCAAAGAATGGCCAGTGAGTGATCCAGCTGAATAAAAGCAACTAGCTCTCCTCTACATGTTGAAAGAAAGAATTGTTCAGAGTGTAGTGTGAGAGGAGCGGAGCAGGAAGCTGTTTCTATTTATA
Proteins encoded:
- the rnf13 gene encoding E3 ubiquitin-protein ligase RNF13 — translated: MLLSLGMLMLSATQIYTIFTVQLFAFLNLLPVEADITAYSFDNKTDNFDDLPARFGYRLPSDGLKGFLIGARPENACEPIEPPPKDNLTGGFIVLIKRFECNFDIKVLNAQKAGYKAAIVHNVDSEDLIGMGSNDVDIIKQLVIPSVFVGEKTANTLKEDYMYDKGGHVVLLPDFSLPLEYYLIPFLIIVGICLILIVVFMITKFVQDRHRARRSRLRKDQLKKLPIHKYKKGDNYDVCAICLDEYEEGDKLRVLPCSHAYHSKCVDPWLTKTKKTCPVCKQKVVPSQGDSDSDSEEGDSGPENEEVSESTPLLRSLASTSAHSFGTMSGASRSEHDQESSEYEDDELDSSDSEEVTVETVVVQMQQPCSEGHEHDLPRA